Proteins encoded within one genomic window of Chroicocephalus ridibundus chromosome 7, bChrRid1.1, whole genome shotgun sequence:
- the CASP8 gene encoding caspase-8 isoform X3, giving the protein MSADFHKLLFDISEALVADELAALKFLSREYIPTGKLEAIQDPKAFFKVLQEKGMIEAGNLSFLKELLYRINRMDLLAAHLGSSREEMARELQISGRAKVSAYRQLLYRIAEDLTPEDVKCVKFLLQKEMPKNKLQDNASMLKVLLEMERNEIIKEDDLAVLKDILKGFRADVKKQIDIYEEKKKEDDSKEKLHCPVPVSVHPSGQGAEGETPHLLVESYKMKNNPHGYCVILNNHIFKNPREVREGTLKDGEAVKRVFQWLQFETVEHRNLEAKQMYAELKGYSKKDHSNMDCFVCFIFSHGEKDKIQGADHELVNIKDLLSCFSGSNCPSLAGKPKLFFIQACQGSVRHPAVTVKEDFSGHLETDATPLTSIPDQADILVGTATVEDYECYRCPETGSIYIQCLCKKMELLCPLRKDLITILTEVNKEVGGRVLNGWKQMPKITSTLRKQLIFQIPQSQSIGK; this is encoded by the exons ATGAGTGCAGACTTCCACAAACTCCTTTTTGACATTTCTGAGGCTTTGGTCGCAGATGAACTGGCAGCTCTGAAGTTCCTCAGCCGGGAGTACATCCCCACGGGGAAGCTGGAAGCCATCCAGGATCCCAAGGCCTTCTTCAAAGTGCTGCAGGAGAAAGGAATGATCGAGGCAGGGAACCTCTCCTTCCTGAAAGAGCTGCTCTACCGGATCAATCGAATGGACCTCCTGGCTGCCCATCTGGGCTCCAGCCGAGAGGAGATGGCGAGGGAGCTTCAGATCTCAGGCAGGGCAAAGGTGTCAGCCTACAG GCAACTGCTATATAGAATTGCAGAGGACTTGACTCCAGAAGATGTCAAGTGCGTGAAGTTCCTGCttcaaaaagaaatgccaaagaACAAGCTCCAGGATAATGCT TCAATGTTGAAGGTCTtactggaaatggaaagaaatgagatAATTAAAGAAGACGACCTGGCAGTGCTGAAAGATATATTAAAGGGATTTAGAGCTGATGTAAAGAAACAAATTGAtatctatgaagaaaaaaaaaaag AAGATGATTCTAAGGAAAAACTCCACTGTCCAGTGCCTGTGTCTGTGCATCCATCAGGACAAGGAGCAGAAGGAGAGACACCACACCTG CTTGTGGAATCATATAAGATGAAAAATAACCCCCATGGTTACTGTGTGATTCTTAAcaaccacatttttaaaaatccacgtGAAGTCAGAGAAGGAACATTGAAAGATGGAG AGGCTGTGAAGAGGGTCTTTCAGTGGCTTCAGTTTGAGACAGTTGAGCACAGGAATCTAGAAGCAAAGCAAATGTATGCTGAACTTAAAGGATACAGCAAAAAAGATCATAGTAACATGGactgttttgtttgcttcataTTTTCCCATggtgaaaaagacaaaatacaagGCGCTGATCATGAGCTTGTAAATATTAAAGATTTACTCTCCTGCTTCAGTGGATCTAATTGTCCTTCTCTTGCTGGCAAACCCAAGCTGTTTTTCATCCAGGCTTGCCAAGGCTCTGTACGTCATCCAGCTGTCACAGTAAAAGAAGACTTTTCTGGACATCTTGAGACGGATGCTACCCCTCTGACTTCCATTCCTGATCAGGCTGATATTCTCGTCGGCACGGCTACAGTGGAAGACTACGAGTGCTACCGCTGTCCAGAGACTGGCAGTATTTACATTCAATGCCTCTGTAAGAAGATGGAGTTGCTTTGCCCGCT CCGCAAGGACCTCATAACCATCCTGACAGAAGTGAACAAGGAAGTGGGAGGAAGAGTCTTAAATGGATGGAAGCAGATGCCAAAGATAACATCAACCCTACGGAAGCAATTGATCTTCCAAATTCCACAATCTCAGTCAATTGGaaagtag
- the TRAK2 gene encoding trafficking kinesin-binding protein 2: MNFDHRGLESISDVCSTEDLPEVELVSMLEEQLPDYKLRVDSLYLYENQDWIQSPACHGHLPEITSPVRGEEPFRYMILGTDNVEQKTYSDSDMVKHLLAEKDRDLELAARIGQALLKRNHLLTEQNEALEEQLGQTLDRVNQLQHELSKKDDLLRIVSIASEESETDSSCSTPLRFNESFNVSHDLLQLDVLQDKLRELEEENLALRSKACHLKTETITYEEKEQQLVNDCVKELRQTNAQISRITEELSEKSEELVRYQEEISSLLSQIVDLQHKLKEHVIEKEELKLHLQASKDAQRQLTAELHELQDRNVECLGMLHESQEEVKLLRSRASSVACLCHPQSCGAFPVDSLAAEIEGTMRKELSQGDESVLSKQKGQQKRVFDTVKVANVTRGRASSYPAPLPIPGSNRSSVVMTAKPFQSGVHQLESHTQMTQRSSSEKNSKDSHNPGQPGTPGDNDLVTALHRLSLRRQNYLSEKQFFEEEWERKMHLLAEQKEGASGCSTPTENCFSLGTNSEFTDLSASSSNLRVLLPEKLQIVKPIEGSQTLFHWQQLARPNLGTILDPRPGVVTKGFTPLSDDTVHHISDLEEDDEEEGEGGITFQVQQSFPEEKKCTVAKPVAGIFLPPITSAAVPLTASNPGKCLSSTNSTFTFTTCRILHPSDVTQVTPSSVGAPFSLGNTGSSIGNPVVSTPAVSYRLSIGEFLTNRRDSTTTFSSTSSLAKLLQERGISAKVYDSPVLEKLPLLQPPRTLPIPSTPPNSPSRSPCPSPPPFEPRVHHSENFLASRPAETFLQEMYGLKPCRNAPDVGQLKMNLVDRLKRLGIARVIKPPETQDHGKNRVPEVSLQRQDSAVFLNAGRNLMAGLRRNQSLPAMIGALGAPVCTQSSKMDILKED; this comes from the exons ttCTTGGCACAGATAATGTGGAGCAGAAAACCTACAGTGATTCTGACATGGTCAAACATCTGTTAGCTGAG AAAGATCGGGACCTGGAACTGGCAGCTCGAATTGGACAAGCCCTCCTTAAGCGCAACCATCTGTTGACGGAACAGAATGAAGCACTAGAAGAACAGTTAGGACAAACTCTAGATCGA GTTAACCAGCTGCAGCATGAACTGTCGAAGAAGGATGACCTGCTTCGTATTGTTTCAATTGCTTCAGAGGAGAGTGAAACAGATTCCAGCTGTTCCACACCACTTCGTTTCAATGAGTCTTTCAACGTATCACACGATCTGTTGCAGCTGGATGTCTTGCAAGATAAACTCAgagagctggaagaggagaacCTTGCTCTCCGATCGAAG GCTTGCCATCTGAAGACAGAAACCATTACATATGAAGAGAAGGAACAGCAGCTGGTCAATGACTGTGTCAAAGAGCTCC GGCAAACAAATGCTCAAATTTCCAGAATAACAGAGGAGTTGTCAGAGAAGAGTGAGGAGTTGGTTCGCTACCAGGAGGAGATCTCATCCCTCTTGTCTCAGATTGTTGATCTTCAACATAAACTCAAAGAA CATGTGATTGAAAAGGAGGAGCTGAAACTTCACTTGCAAGCTTCCAAAGATGCTCAGAGACAACTGACAGCAGAG ctacACGAGTTGCAGGATCGGAATGTGGAGTGTCTAGGCATGCTGCACGAATCACAAGAAGAAGTGAAGTTGctgcgcagcagagccagctctgtTGCTTGTCTCTGCCACCCCCAGTCATGTGGAGCATTTCCTGTG GATTCCCTTGCAGCAGAAATTGAAGGGACAATGCGGAAGGAATTGAGTCAGGGTGATGAATCTGTTCTCTCCAAGCAAAA GGGTCAACAAAAACGAGTATTTGATACTGTCAAGGTTGCTAATGTCACTCGTGGCCGTGCTTCTTCCTATCCCGCCCCATTGCCAATCCCTGGATCTAATCGGTCAAGCGTTGTTATGACAGCAAAGCCCTTCCAGTCTGGCGTACACCAGTTGGAGAGCCACACACAGATgacccagaggagcagctctgaaaagaattcGAA GGACAGTCATAATCCTGGCCAGCCGGGAACCCCTGGAGACAATGACTTAGTCACGGCTCTGCACAGGCTCTCCCTCCGTCGTCAGAACTACCTGAGTGAGAAGCAGTTCTTTGAGGAGGAATGGGAGCGAAAAATGCATTTGCTGGCTGAGCAGAAAGAAGGGGCTAGTGGCTGCAGTACACCgacagaaaactgtttttctctgggTACAAACTCAGAATTCACTGATCTCTCTGCCAGCTCTAGTAATCTCCGTGTCCTCCTACCAGAAAAATTGCAAATTGTCAAACCCATTGAAG GATCTCAGACCCTTTTTCACTGGCAGCAGCTTGCTCGACCCAACCTAGGCACCATTCTTGACCCAAGACCAGGTGTTGTTACAAAAGGTTTTACCCCTCTGTCTGATGATACTGTGCACCACATCTCTGACTtggaggaggatgatgaggaagaagGTGAAGGAGGTATAACATTTCAAGTGCAACAGTCCttcccagaggaaaagaaatgtacaGTGGCAAAGCCAGTGGCAGGGATTTTCCTGCCACCTATTACTTCAGCAGCAGTTCCACTCACTG CCTCGAATCCAGGGAAGTGTCTGTCTTCTACAAATTCCACGTTTACCTTTACTACCTGTAGGATCCTTCACCCATCTGATGTCACTCAAGTTACTCCCAG ctctGTGGGTGCCCCATTTTCACTTGGAAATACAGGCAGCAGTATTGGAAACCCAGTAGTGAGCACTCCAGCTGTGTCTTACAGGCTTAGTATTGGAGAATTTCTCACCAACAGAAGAGATTCAACTACTACCTTCAGCAGCACGAGCAGTCTGGCTAAACTTTTGCAAGAACGAGGCATCTCTGCCAAGGTTTACGATAGCCCCGTATTAGAAAAACTGCCTTTGCTACAGCCCCCTCGAACTCTCCCCATTCCTTCTACTCCACCAAATTCTCCCTCACGTTCACCTtgtccttcccccccaccttttgAGCCTCGAGTGCATCACTCAGAAAACTTCCTGGCTTCTCGACCAGCAGAAACATTCTTGCAAGAAATGTATGGCCTAAAGCCGTGCCGTAACGCTCCTGACGTAGGCCAGCTGAAGATGAACCTAGTGGACAGACTGAAGAGGCTGGGTATTGCCAGGGTGATCAAGCCCCCTGAGACACAGGACCACGGAAAGAATCGGGTGCCGGAGGTTAGCTTGCAGAGGCAGGACTCAGCTGTGTTTCTAAATGCAGGTAGAAACTTAATGGCAGGACTGAGAAGAAACCAGAGTCTTCCAGCCATGATTGGAGCGTTGGGAGCTCCAGTTTGCACACAGTCATCGAAAATGGATATCCTAAAGGAGGACTGA
- the CASP8 gene encoding caspase-8 isoform X4, whose protein sequence is MLITEEQRGSTGGPEARATWLASSVSPDSPGSWNESSQLEAYKMTSRPRGMCLILNNHSFAKAREAVPEPKRLNDRNGTDVDAAALKRVFSKLHFEIEECRNLTAEEIRKIVNIYQCKDHKDRDCFVCCILSHGKKGIIYGVDGQEVPIQELTVSFTGQNCRSLTGKPKVFFIQACQGDAYQKGVTVETDSGEQDSSVETDARFQLDCIPAEADFLLGMATLPDHVSFRSPTRGTWYIQALCQHLDYSCPRGEDILTILTAVNQEVSRKTCEPNAEKQMPQPSFTLRKKLIFPVN, encoded by the exons ATGCTCATCACAGAGGAACAGAGGGGCAGCACAGGAGGCCCTGAAG CCCGTGCCACTTGGCTGGCGTCGTCTGTGTCACCTGATTCTCCTGGCAGTTGGAATGAATCTTCCCAG ctCGAAGCTTACAAAATGACTAGCCGACCCCGTGGAATGTGCCTGATCCTGAATAATCACAGTTTTGCAAAAGCCAGGGAAGCAGTGCCGGAACCCAAACGCTTAAATGATCGGAATGGGACAGATGTGGATGCAG CGGCTCTGAAAAGAGTTTTTAGCAAGCTTCATTTTGAAATAGAAGAATGTAGAAACCTCACTGCAGAGGAAATCCGTAAGATTGTGAACATCTACCAGTGCAAAGACCACAAGGACAGAGactgttttgtttgctgtatCCTGTCTCATGGGAAAAAAGGCATTATATATGGTGTTGATGGGCAGGAAGTACCTATCCAGGAACTGACCGTTTCTTTCACTGGACAGAATTGCCGCTCACTTACTGGAAAGCCAAAAGTCTTTTTTATTCAGGCCTGCCAAGGTGATGCTTACCAGAAAGGTGTGACCGTCGAAACAGATTCTGGAGAGCAAGATTCTTCTGTAGAAACAGATGCAAGATTTCAGCTCGACTGCATCCCCGCAGAGGCAGACTTCCTCTTGGGCATGGCTACCCTGCCAGATCACGTTTCCTTCAGAAGCCCGACGCGGGGGACCTGGTACATACAGGCATTGTGCCAGCACTTGGACTACAGCTGTCCTCG TGGAGAAGATATTCTCACCATCCTGACAGCAGTGAATCAAGAGGTGAGCAGAAAGACTTGTGAACCGAATGCAGAGAAGCAGATGCCACAGCCCAGTTTCACATTGAGGAAAAAACTCATCTTTCCTGTCAACTAA
- the CASP8 gene encoding caspase-8 isoform X2, with protein sequence MELPRQRLLVVSEELGEAELAALKFLSLEHVPMRKLEAIQKAQDFFEALKEKGMIEAGNLSFLKELLYRISRIDLLAVHLGSSREEMARELQIPGRAKVSAYRYLLFQLSEDITEDELNSFKFLLGKELPKCRLNPKTTMLDVFIEMEKKGILGEDNLSMLKRLCAGINISLLKRIEEYELSLFGKEEMLITEEQRGSTGGPEARATWLASSVSPDSPGSWNESSQLEAYKMTSRPRGMCLILNNHSFAKAREAVPEPKRLNDRNGTDVDAAALKRVFSKLHFEIEECRNLTAEEIRKIVNIYQCKDHKDRDCFVCCILSHGKKGIIYGVDGQEVPIQELTVSFTGQNCRSLTGKPKVFFIQACQGDAYQKGVTVETDSGEQDSSVETDARFQLDCIPAEADFLLGMATLPDHVSFRSPTRGTWYIQALCQHLDYSCPRGEDILTILTAVNQEVSRKTCEPNAEKQMPQPSFTLRKKLIFPVN encoded by the exons ATGGAGCTCCCGAGGCAGCGGCTGCTGGTGGTCAGCGAGGAGCTGGGCGAGGCCGAGCTGGCGGCTCTGAAGTTCCTCAGCCTGGAGCACGTCCCCATGAGGAAGCTGGAAGCCATCCAGAAGGCACAGGACTTCTTCGAAGCGCTGAAGGAGAAAGGCATGATCGAGGCGGGGAACCTCTCCTTCCTGAAGGAGCTGCTCTACCGGATCAGTCGGATCGACCTCCTGGCCGTCCATCTGGGCTCCAGCCGAGAGGAGATGGCGAGGGAGCTTCAGATCCCAGGCAGGGCGAAGGTGTCAGCCTACAG ATACCTGCTCTTTCAGCTGTCAGAAGACATCACCGAAGATGAGCTGAATTCTTTCAAGTTTCTGTTGGGGAAAGAATTACCAAAATGCAGGCTAAACCCTAAGACT ACAATGCTCGACGTTTTCATTGAGATGGAGAAGAAGGGGATTTTGGGAGAAGACAACCTAAGTATGCTGAAGCGTCTCTGTGCAGGAATTAACATCAGCCTGTTGAAGAGAATTGAAGAGTATGAATTAAGCCTAtttg GTAAAGAAGAGATGCTCATCACAGAGGAACAGAGGGGCAGCACAGGAGGCCCTGAAG CCCGTGCCACTTGGCTGGCGTCGTCTGTGTCACCTGATTCTCCTGGCAGTTGGAATGAATCTTCCCAG ctCGAAGCTTACAAAATGACTAGCCGACCCCGTGGAATGTGCCTGATCCTGAATAATCACAGTTTTGCAAAAGCCAGGGAAGCAGTGCCGGAACCCAAACGCTTAAATGATCGGAATGGGACAGATGTGGATGCAG CGGCTCTGAAAAGAGTTTTTAGCAAGCTTCATTTTGAAATAGAAGAATGTAGAAACCTCACTGCAGAGGAAATCCGTAAGATTGTGAACATCTACCAGTGCAAAGACCACAAGGACAGAGactgttttgtttgctgtatCCTGTCTCATGGGAAAAAAGGCATTATATATGGTGTTGATGGGCAGGAAGTACCTATCCAGGAACTGACCGTTTCTTTCACTGGACAGAATTGCCGCTCACTTACTGGAAAGCCAAAAGTCTTTTTTATTCAGGCCTGCCAAGGTGATGCTTACCAGAAAGGTGTGACCGTCGAAACAGATTCTGGAGAGCAAGATTCTTCTGTAGAAACAGATGCAAGATTTCAGCTCGACTGCATCCCCGCAGAGGCAGACTTCCTCTTGGGCATGGCTACCCTGCCAGATCACGTTTCCTTCAGAAGCCCGACGCGGGGGACCTGGTACATACAGGCATTGTGCCAGCACTTGGACTACAGCTGTCCTCG TGGAGAAGATATTCTCACCATCCTGACAGCAGTGAATCAAGAGGTGAGCAGAAAGACTTGTGAACCGAATGCAGAGAAGCAGATGCCACAGCCCAGTTTCACATTGAGGAAAAAACTCATCTTTCCTGTCAACTAA
- the CASP8 gene encoding caspase-8 isoform X1, which produces MVLSKVCSYRTAAGWLICSCMYLWPSHRTKSQLSRGNYNSQGPRRRLLPGGSAAGSALRLPRAGAAMELPRQRLLVVSEELGEAELAALKFLSLEHVPMRKLEAIQKAQDFFEALKEKGMIEAGNLSFLKELLYRISRIDLLAVHLGSSREEMARELQIPGRAKVSAYRYLLFQLSEDITEDELNSFKFLLGKELPKCRLNPKTTMLDVFIEMEKKGILGEDNLSMLKRLCAGINISLLKRIEEYELSLFGKEEMLITEEQRGSTGGPEARATWLASSVSPDSPGSWNESSQLEAYKMTSRPRGMCLILNNHSFAKAREAVPEPKRLNDRNGTDVDAAALKRVFSKLHFEIEECRNLTAEEIRKIVNIYQCKDHKDRDCFVCCILSHGKKGIIYGVDGQEVPIQELTVSFTGQNCRSLTGKPKVFFIQACQGDAYQKGVTVETDSGEQDSSVETDARFQLDCIPAEADFLLGMATLPDHVSFRSPTRGTWYIQALCQHLDYSCPRGEDILTILTAVNQEVSRKTCEPNAEKQMPQPSFTLRKKLIFPVN; this is translated from the exons ATGGTTCTGAGCAAAGTATGCTCATACAGGACTGCGGCAGGGTGGCTGATATGCTCTTGCATGTATTTATGGCCCTCCCACAGAACTAAGAG tcaGCTATCCAGAGGGAACTACAACTCCCAGGGGCCCCGGCGCCGCCTCCTGCCCGGCGGAAGCGCGGCGGGAAGCGCCCTGCGCCTTCCCCGCGCCGGCGCCGCCATGGAGCTCCCGAGGCAGCGGCTGCTGGTGGTCAGCGAGGAGCTGGGCGAGGCCGAGCTGGCGGCTCTGAAGTTCCTCAGCCTGGAGCACGTCCCCATGAGGAAGCTGGAAGCCATCCAGAAGGCACAGGACTTCTTCGAAGCGCTGAAGGAGAAAGGCATGATCGAGGCGGGGAACCTCTCCTTCCTGAAGGAGCTGCTCTACCGGATCAGTCGGATCGACCTCCTGGCCGTCCATCTGGGCTCCAGCCGAGAGGAGATGGCGAGGGAGCTTCAGATCCCAGGCAGGGCGAAGGTGTCAGCCTACAG ATACCTGCTCTTTCAGCTGTCAGAAGACATCACCGAAGATGAGCTGAATTCTTTCAAGTTTCTGTTGGGGAAAGAATTACCAAAATGCAGGCTAAACCCTAAGACT ACAATGCTCGACGTTTTCATTGAGATGGAGAAGAAGGGGATTTTGGGAGAAGACAACCTAAGTATGCTGAAGCGTCTCTGTGCAGGAATTAACATCAGCCTGTTGAAGAGAATTGAAGAGTATGAATTAAGCCTAtttg GTAAAGAAGAGATGCTCATCACAGAGGAACAGAGGGGCAGCACAGGAGGCCCTGAAG CCCGTGCCACTTGGCTGGCGTCGTCTGTGTCACCTGATTCTCCTGGCAGTTGGAATGAATCTTCCCAG ctCGAAGCTTACAAAATGACTAGCCGACCCCGTGGAATGTGCCTGATCCTGAATAATCACAGTTTTGCAAAAGCCAGGGAAGCAGTGCCGGAACCCAAACGCTTAAATGATCGGAATGGGACAGATGTGGATGCAG CGGCTCTGAAAAGAGTTTTTAGCAAGCTTCATTTTGAAATAGAAGAATGTAGAAACCTCACTGCAGAGGAAATCCGTAAGATTGTGAACATCTACCAGTGCAAAGACCACAAGGACAGAGactgttttgtttgctgtatCCTGTCTCATGGGAAAAAAGGCATTATATATGGTGTTGATGGGCAGGAAGTACCTATCCAGGAACTGACCGTTTCTTTCACTGGACAGAATTGCCGCTCACTTACTGGAAAGCCAAAAGTCTTTTTTATTCAGGCCTGCCAAGGTGATGCTTACCAGAAAGGTGTGACCGTCGAAACAGATTCTGGAGAGCAAGATTCTTCTGTAGAAACAGATGCAAGATTTCAGCTCGACTGCATCCCCGCAGAGGCAGACTTCCTCTTGGGCATGGCTACCCTGCCAGATCACGTTTCCTTCAGAAGCCCGACGCGGGGGACCTGGTACATACAGGCATTGTGCCAGCACTTGGACTACAGCTGTCCTCG TGGAGAAGATATTCTCACCATCCTGACAGCAGTGAATCAAGAGGTGAGCAGAAAGACTTGTGAACCGAATGCAGAGAAGCAGATGCCACAGCCCAGTTTCACATTGAGGAAAAAACTCATCTTTCCTGTCAACTAA